In Aestuariirhabdus haliotis, the sequence CCCCACGACCCGGATGTAAAAGCCCTGTTGCGCATTGCCGCGGTCTGGAATGTGCCGGTGGCCTGTAACCAGGCGACGGCCGATTTTATCTTTGCCTCCACTCTGATCAACAGCGACTACCAGCAAGACACGCCGGACTACGATGCCTACCTGCAGCAGCGCACCCGGTAAACGCGCTCAAGGTTTATAGGACTCGATGAACAGTATTACCCTGATCGGTTTGGCCGCCGCCTGTTGCACAACCCTGGCCTTTATCCCCCAGGTTCGCTGGATTCTAAAAACCGGCAATGTCGACGGCATATCCGTCGGTATGTACAGCATCTTCACCACCGGCGTGGCGCTCTGGTTGTTGTATGGCTTGCTGGTGTGGGACCTGCCCATTATCGCCGCCAACCTGGTGACCCTGCTACTCAGTCTGTCCGTACTGGTGCTGACCATTCGGCACCGGTTGAGAGCGCGCAAGAAATAATCAATCCAAGCCGACCCTGGCGTCCGTCTCGTGAATCCGCTATTTCCCGTGTACAGTGGAAGAATGTCGCCTGTATACCGGAAACCGGCTGCTAACTCCTTGATTTTGAAAGGCTAGAATTTATAGAAGGCGACGGCATTTACTCTTAGAGTGTATGGGCAGGGCTTGCTTGCTCTGAGGTAAAGGATTTTTTGGCTTCTAGCGTTTTGATTTTATTACTGTTTTTTTAGATAACTACATTTCTAACCGAAATGACGAGAATTGACCCCAAATAAGAAAAGGGGACATTCTTCCTTATAATTAGCTGTTAGAGCACTAAGTTCATCTATACATCATTTCTAGGATGAAAAATGAAGATTGAATCAACAGACAAAGAAGTTAGATCGATTTTACAGTCAGGCTACTACCGCATCCCGAGGTTTCAGAGGCCATATAGCTGGGAAAAAGATCACATTCAAGATTTTTGGGACGACATTGTCATTGATAACGAAGACGATTATTTCATCGGATCTATGGTTGTTTACAAACAGCAAAAAGGTTACTTCGGTATTGTAGATGGCCAGCAAAGGATGACTACTATTACAATATTTTTGTGCGTCTTAAGAAATATTATGAGTGAACTTGGGCTTGTCGATTCTGCCGAAGGTATTCACTCATTAATTGAAAGGAAGAACATAGATAATGTTGCTGAGTACATATTAACTTCAGAATCTTCATACCCGTTTCTGCAAGAGCATATCCAGAAATTCGGAGATCCAGATTTAAACGTCCAGCCTTTAGAAGAAGAGAAAACCCTACAAAATGCGTTCAAGCAAGCAGAGAGATTAATTAAAGGGCTAGTTGATTCAATAAAGGTTGATACTGCAATCAAGCAAGAAGCCAAGCAAGAAAGAACTGAAGTTAGACTAAGAAAGGTAAGAGATTGTCTGCTCGATTTGAAAGTGATTTTTATTGAGCTTGATGATGAAGATGATGCTTATTTGATTTTTGAAACACTGAATACACGAGGGAAAGACCTAAATACGTCTGATCTAGTTAAGAACCATTTAACAAAACTGATAAAAGCCGGAAATGCCAACGTTGATGCAACAAAAGAAAAGTGGGCTGATCTAAGAAAGACAATAGAAGAATCGGAAGGCGACATAGAAATAGATCCGTTTTTGCATACTTATTGGTTGTCAAAGTATGATTTTGTAACTCAGAAAAAACTATTTAAAGAAATAAAGAAGAAAATCGATAAGGATAACGCGAAACAATTTCTGGAAAGCCTTTTATGTGATGCCAAAATCTATAGGTCTATATTTGAGCCTTCCTATAGAACTTGGAAAAAAGAAGAAGCCGGAATCATTCGGTCACTAGATGCGCTTAACCTCTTCCGTGTTAAGTTACAGGTACCTACAGTTCTATCCGTATTAAGAAGCTATTTCGGTGAAGGTATAAAAAAAGCTTCGACCGAAAGGGCTATTAGCTCTATTGCTAAATTTCATTTCATATTTACAGCTGTAACATCACAGCGTTCATCAGGGGGGATTTCCCAGATGTATGCTTCTGTAGCGCGAAAATTGGC encodes:
- a CDS encoding SemiSWEET family sugar transporter, which gives rise to MNSITLIGLAAACCTTLAFIPQVRWILKTGNVDGISVGMYSIFTTGVALWLLYGLLVWDLPIIAANLVTLLLSLSVLVLTIRHRLRARKK
- a CDS encoding DUF262 domain-containing protein, with amino-acid sequence MKIESTDKEVRSILQSGYYRIPRFQRPYSWEKDHIQDFWDDIVIDNEDDYFIGSMVVYKQQKGYFGIVDGQQRMTTITIFLCVLRNIMSELGLVDSAEGIHSLIERKNIDNVAEYILTSESSYPFLQEHIQKFGDPDLNVQPLEEEKTLQNAFKQAERLIKGLVDSIKVDTAIKQEAKQERTEVRLRKVRDCLLDLKVIFIELDDEDDAYLIFETLNTRGKDLNTSDLVKNHLTKLIKAGNANVDATKEKWADLRKTIEESEGDIEIDPFLHTYWLSKYDFVTQKKLFKEIKKKIDKDNAKQFLESLLCDAKIYRSIFEPSYRTWKKEEAGIIRSLDALNLFRVKLQVPTVLSVLRSYFGEGIKKASTERAISSIAKFHFIFTAVTSQRSSGGISQMYASVARKLASADDTQARNTILNDFKAKLREKIPSQSEFDVNFEQIVFTKSKSKQKKLVQYILSEIHRYEQNGIPVDYSQMTIEHIYPESPKGFKKLPDTIIGQLGNLILIDQDLNDKLANKSFVEKKEILEEAKIPLDESIRDSEEWSEEQIKIRTAELAKRAYENVWKI